The nucleotide window TCGACCGCGCCTTGCTCGACGCGATGGTGCGGGGCGACAACGCGTATCTGCGCGGGATCGACGAGACGTTGCTTCAGTCGGGCACCTCGGAAGTGAAGAACTGGCTGCCGGTCATTGCAGCGGCCAATGCCGAAGCGATGACGATGCAACTGGTCGATTACGTACCGTGCTACCGCTCGGCGGCCGGCACGGGCAACGCCATGGGCTTCGTGCTCTGGCATCCGGCCGACTGAGGCCAGCCGCCGCGCACACCCCGCAGAGGGTGACGCGCCGGCCCCACCTGCAAGGAGGCAGGCATGCTTTCCACGCAAGACAACGAAACTCTCACCCGAGTGGGACCCGGTACGCCCATGGGCGAACTGTTCCGCCGCTTCTGGCTGCCCGCGCTGCTCTCTGCGGAGATCGGCGAGCGTGACGGCGCCCCCGTGCGTTTGCGCTTGCTGTGCGAAGACCTCGTCGCGTTCCGCGATACCGAAGGCCGTGTGGGCATTGTGGATGCCTACTGCGCGCACCGCCGCGCGGGTCTCTTCTTCGGCCGCAACGAAGACTGCGGCTTGCGTTGCGTCTATCACGGCTGGAAGTTCGACGTGAACGGGCAGTGCGTGGAGATGCCGTCCGAGCCACACGAGAACCCGCAAACGCACAACGTTCGCATCAAGGCGTATCTCACTGCCGAGCGCAATGGGGTGGTGTGGGTGTACATGGGACCGCGCGAATCGGTGCCCGCGTTGCCGGACTTCGAATGGTCGCGGCTGCCCGAACGTCAACACACGGCGACCAAGCGTCTGCAATCGTGCAACTGGGCGCAGGCCGTCGAAGGCGGTATCGATTCGAGCCACATTTCGTTTCTGCACAGCCGCACCGAATCGGCGGCAGGCGCGCCGAGCAATCGCTACCACGCAACCGACCGTCACCCGGTCTTCGAAGTGAGCGACGCCGGGCACGGGCTCGTCATCGCGGCACGCCGGCACGCCGAACCCGGCACGTACTACTGGCGAGTCACGCAATTCCTGCTGCCTTGCTACACGATGATTCCGCCCGTGGGCAACTTTGCCGAATCGAGCCAAGAGCCGTATGACGGTCACGCGTGGGTACCCATCGACGACGAAACCACATGGACGTGGTCTTTCAGCGCAAGCCCCGCGCGTGCTTATCGCGACGAGGAGATTGCGTTTCGCGGCGGTCGCGAGGGCTTCTGGGGACCGGTCGACGAAGGCTATCAACCGTTGCTGCATCGGGACAACGACTACCGCATCGACCGGGCACGCCAGCGCACGTCCAACTTCACCGGCATCGAAGGTATTCCGAATCAGGATGCCGCCGTGCAGGAAAGCATGGGGCCCATCGTAGACCGGTCGCAGGAGCGTCTAGGGGCATCCGATCGGGGCATCGTGCGCTTTCGCCGGTTGATGCTGGGTCTCGCACGCGATCTCGCACAAGGGCAGGTGCCCGCCTGCGCGAACGACGGGGCGCGCTACAACGTTCGACCCGTGTCGATGCTGCTGCCGCAAGACGTTCCGGTACTCGACGGCGCGGCGGCACTGCTGCGCGGAGCACCGGCGAAGGCGTCATGACCGCGCACTGCACAACGCCCTGCTTTTTCCCTCTCTGTTCCCTCGCAACCCAGTCTCAACCCTGACACCGGAGTTCAGCATGATCATCGATTGCCACGCACACGTAAGCGCACCGACCGAATTGTGGGCCTACAAGGCCAGTCTGCTGGCGAGCCGCGGCTCGCATGGACGCGGACGCATCAACGTCTCCGACGACGAGATCCGCGCCGCGGCCAATCGTGCGGAGACGTGGCCGAAGGGTCACCTCGACTACATCCGCGATCACGGCACCGACCTGCAATTGGTCTCGCCGCGTCCGTTCCAACTGATGCAGTCAGAGAAACCCTCGAAGCTGGTGCATTGGTTCACCGAAGAGTGCAACAACATCATCTATCGCCAGACGCAACTGTTCCCGCAGACCTTCGCCGGCGTGGCGGGGCTGCCGCAAACGGCCGGCGATCCCATCGAACAGGCGCTGCCCGAGCTGGAACGTTGCATCAACGAACTGGGCTTTGCGGGCTGTCTGCTCAACCCCGATCCGTTTGAGAACGGTGTCGCCGAAGCGCCGCCGCTGGGTGATCGCTACTGGTATCCGTTGTATGAAAAGTTGTGCGAGCTGGATGTGCCTGCGCACATCCACGGCACCGGATCGCGCTCCGAGCGCGTGCCGTACTCGCTGCACTTCATCAACGAAGAGACGATCGCCGTCTTCGGTCTCGTGAACTCAGACGTCTTCAAGGACTTCCCTAACCTGAAGATCGTGGTGAGCCACGGCGGTGGTGCGGTGCCGTACCAGATCGGCCGCTTCGATGCACCGACGCTGCGCCGCCCGAACGGCCAGCGGTTTTCGGAGCGTTTG belongs to Pandoraea norimbergensis and includes:
- a CDS encoding Rieske 2Fe-2S domain-containing protein, encoding MLSTQDNETLTRVGPGTPMGELFRRFWLPALLSAEIGERDGAPVRLRLLCEDLVAFRDTEGRVGIVDAYCAHRRAGLFFGRNEDCGLRCVYHGWKFDVNGQCVEMPSEPHENPQTHNVRIKAYLTAERNGVVWVYMGPRESVPALPDFEWSRLPERQHTATKRLQSCNWAQAVEGGIDSSHISFLHSRTESAAGAPSNRYHATDRHPVFEVSDAGHGLVIAARRHAEPGTYYWRVTQFLLPCYTMIPPVGNFAESSQEPYDGHAWVPIDDETTWTWSFSASPARAYRDEEIAFRGGREGFWGPVDEGYQPLLHRDNDYRIDRARQRTSNFTGIEGIPNQDAAVQESMGPIVDRSQERLGASDRGIVRFRRLMLGLARDLAQGQVPACANDGARYNVRPVSMLLPQDVPVLDGAAALLRGAPAKAS
- a CDS encoding amidohydrolase family protein; translated protein: MIIDCHAHVSAPTELWAYKASLLASRGSHGRGRINVSDDEIRAAANRAETWPKGHLDYIRDHGTDLQLVSPRPFQLMQSEKPSKLVHWFTEECNNIIYRQTQLFPQTFAGVAGLPQTAGDPIEQALPELERCINELGFAGCLLNPDPFENGVAEAPPLGDRYWYPLYEKLCELDVPAHIHGTGSRSERVPYSLHFINEETIAVFGLVNSDVFKDFPNLKIVVSHGGGAVPYQIGRFDAPTLRRPNGQRFSERLRNLYFDTVLYTEEALSLLIKTVGVDRCLFGTECPGVGSAVNPATGRSMDDVRSLIDKLDWLSADDRRKIYEDNARHVFRLPAKAAA